A region of Desulfocurvibacter africanus subsp. africanus DSM 2603 DNA encodes the following proteins:
- a CDS encoding CBS domain-containing protein, producing MQVVDLMAKSVTTLKATDSALQAKELMMRQRIRHIPIVSSENDLEGLVTQRDILAAALSRFADVDMTIQEEIDAGIPLASIMITDVVVVSPGCPIRKAADVMLTRKLGCLPVVEGQKLVGILTEADFLKLVVELLDALDNSA from the coding sequence ATGCAGGTTGTCGACTTGATGGCCAAAAGCGTGACCACATTAAAAGCAACTGACTCCGCACTCCAGGCCAAGGAACTCATGATGCGCCAGAGGATACGACATATCCCTATAGTATCCTCCGAAAACGACCTTGAGGGATTGGTTACTCAAAGGGACATTCTTGCCGCAGCCCTTTCTCGTTTCGCGGATGTTGATATGACAATTCAGGAGGAGATTGACGCAGGCATACCGCTGGCGAGCATAATGATCACCGACGTGGTCGTTGTTTCGCCTGGTTGCCCGATACGCAAGGCCGCAGATGTCATGCTCACACGCAAGCTCGGCTGCCTGCCGGTAGTCGAAGGGCAAAAGCTGGTGGGCATCCTCACTGAGGCAGATTTCCTAAAGCTTGTCGTTGAACTGCTGGACGCCCTGGACAACTCGGCTTGA
- a CDS encoding HypC/HybG/HupF family hydrogenase formation chaperone — protein MCLAIPARIEEIEHEIAKCRVGEGETFIKASLTLLAEEVAVGDYLIVHAGFALRRLDANEAEETLRILRDIVQLMEPVDPSGLSG, from the coding sequence ATGTGCCTGGCTATTCCAGCAAGGATTGAGGAGATCGAGCACGAGATTGCCAAATGCCGCGTGGGCGAGGGTGAAACCTTTATAAAGGCTTCGCTGACGCTATTAGCCGAGGAAGTGGCCGTGGGCGACTACCTCATAGTGCATGCGGGCTTTGCTCTACGCCGTCTCGATGCGAATGAGGCGGAGGAAACATTGCGCATCCTGCGCGACATAGTCCAGCTAATGGAGCCTGTTGATCCGTCCGGCTTGTCGGGATAG